In one window of Candidatus Sulfuricurvum sp. RIFRC-1 DNA:
- a CDS encoding response regulator → MSSNVDLIQLTEQTKKLTAMVVEDEVVANDLLSSTFKNFFADVTSAYNGAEALRMYEKVNPDIVFVDIIMPEIDGIELARRIRSINPSQIIIVISASNDIQKISESIEVGVNSFIQKPIDTKKILEMLQNITSLVSKRKKIETKTFSISLPLDVYELVDDNAKAESISKNAVIIRALRSFYND, encoded by the coding sequence ATGTCATCCAATGTAGATTTGATTCAACTTACTGAACAAACCAAAAAACTGACCGCAATGGTCGTCGAAGACGAAGTTGTTGCGAATGATCTTTTGAGTTCAACGTTCAAAAACTTTTTTGCTGACGTAACATCAGCTTATAACGGTGCTGAAGCACTACGTATGTACGAGAAAGTTAATCCGGATATCGTTTTTGTTGATATCATCATGCCGGAAATCGATGGTATCGAGCTTGCTCGCCGTATCCGTTCTATCAACCCGTCACAAATCATCATTGTTATCTCTGCGAGCAACGATATTCAAAAAATCTCTGAATCAATCGAAGTTGGTGTTAACAGCTTTATCCAAAAACCGATTGATACGAAAAAAATCCTTGAAATGCTTCAAAACATTACAAGCCTTGTATCTAAACGTAAAAAAATCGAAACTAAAACTTTCTCTATCTCATTGCCATTGGATGTTTATGAGTTGGTTGACGATAACGCTAAAGCAGAGAGTATCTCTAAAAATGCCGTTATTATCCGTGCACTTCGCTCATTCTATAACGACTAA
- a CDS encoding rhodanese-like domain-containing protein yields the protein MKKKQIINLLYWIAFAAIALYFAYAKGWIFADFESITPQQAHTLLENDKNVFLLDVRTQEEFSNEYIESATLIPVQVLSENLSQLESVKNKKIIVYCHSSNRSVAASRILVANGFTPLNMKGGISQWKNEGFTVIY from the coding sequence ATGAAAAAAAAACAAATCATAAATCTGCTTTATTGGATAGCTTTCGCCGCTATTGCTCTTTATTTTGCTTATGCAAAAGGTTGGATATTCGCTGATTTTGAATCTATCACTCCACAGCAAGCGCATACTCTTTTGGAAAATGACAAAAACGTTTTTCTGCTAGATGTCCGTACCCAAGAAGAGTTCTCGAACGAGTACATTGAAAGCGCAACACTGATCCCGGTTCAGGTTTTATCCGAAAATCTTTCTCAACTTGAAAGTGTTAAAAACAAAAAAATTATTGTCTATTGTCACAGCAGTAACCGTAGTGTTGCCGCTTCCCGTATCCTTGTAGCAAATGGATTCACACCGCTGAATATGAAAGGCGGAATATCGCAATGGAAAAATGAAGGATTTACTGTAATATATTAA